One genomic region from Sphingobacterium multivorum encodes:
- a CDS encoding GMC family oxidoreductase, producing MSDYQIKENPELFDAIVVGSGAGGGMAGYILAHAGLKVLMLEAGPFYDPAKDSLQLRWPWESPRRGAGTTRPFGDFDAAFGGWQIEGEPYSKVAGTEFEWFRARMLGGRTNHWGRISLRMGPDDFKPKDGVTDEWPITYEEVKPFYDRVDRMIGIYGTAEGIHNEPDGIFMKPPKPRLNELYIAKGAKKAGVPVIPGRGAVLTEVSKDIKDRGTCFYCGQCGRACKVYGDFSSSSCLVIPAMKTGNLKVIDNAMVREVITNDEGIAVGVSYVNTKDLQEYTVKGKTVILGASACESARIMLNSKSKSHPGGVGNSSGLVGKYLHDSTGASLSGFLPQLLDRKRYNEDGVGSVHIYSPWWEDNAKLNFPRGYHIEYGGGLHMPSYGFLNWVPKVNDHVKNSAGTSKAKGGYGTALKEDFRSYYGANVGMAGRGTALARKDNYCEIDPDKVDKFGIPVLRFNYKWANEEIAQAKHMQETFQSIMHEMGAVITSKIPGADTLYGLEAPGKIIHEGGTTRMGNDPKTSVLNKWGQAHDCKNLYVVDAGPFVQQGDKNLTWTILALSMRTAEYILQEKKKLNG from the coding sequence ATGTCAGATTATCAAATTAAAGAAAATCCCGAATTATTTGACGCCATCGTAGTTGGTTCTGGCGCAGGTGGTGGTATGGCAGGTTATATACTTGCACATGCGGGGCTTAAAGTATTGATGCTGGAAGCAGGTCCTTTTTATGACCCAGCAAAAGATTCGTTACAATTACGCTGGCCTTGGGAATCTCCAAGAAGAGGTGCTGGTACCACAAGACCATTCGGAGATTTTGATGCAGCCTTCGGTGGCTGGCAGATCGAGGGCGAACCCTACAGCAAAGTCGCGGGAACTGAATTTGAATGGTTTAGAGCACGTATGCTGGGCGGCAGAACCAACCACTGGGGTCGAATTTCGTTGCGTATGGGACCTGACGATTTCAAGCCAAAGGATGGAGTAACGGATGAATGGCCTATTACTTATGAAGAGGTTAAGCCATTTTATGACCGTGTAGATCGAATGATCGGAATATATGGCACGGCAGAAGGTATTCATAATGAACCCGATGGTATTTTTATGAAACCACCTAAGCCACGCTTAAACGAACTATATATTGCAAAAGGTGCAAAAAAAGCTGGAGTTCCAGTGATTCCCGGAAGAGGGGCCGTGCTAACCGAAGTATCAAAAGATATTAAAGATCGAGGTACCTGTTTCTACTGTGGGCAATGTGGTCGTGCATGTAAAGTTTATGGGGACTTTTCCTCTTCATCTTGTCTGGTTATTCCAGCGATGAAAACGGGTAACCTAAAGGTGATAGACAATGCAATGGTAAGAGAAGTCATTACAAATGATGAAGGAATTGCAGTTGGTGTTTCTTATGTAAACACCAAGGATTTACAAGAATATACCGTTAAGGGAAAAACCGTTATTTTGGGTGCTAGTGCCTGTGAAAGCGCGCGGATCATGTTAAATTCCAAATCAAAATCGCATCCTGGGGGTGTTGGTAATAGCAGCGGTTTAGTCGGAAAATATCTCCACGATTCTACGGGGGCCAGTTTATCAGGCTTTTTACCACAACTACTTGACCGGAAGCGTTATAATGAAGATGGCGTTGGAAGTGTCCATATTTATTCGCCATGGTGGGAAGATAATGCCAAATTGAACTTCCCTAGAGGTTACCACATCGAATACGGCGGTGGTTTACATATGCCCTCTTATGGATTTTTGAATTGGGTACCGAAAGTAAATGACCATGTTAAAAATTCAGCTGGAACGTCAAAGGCCAAAGGCGGTTATGGTACTGCATTAAAAGAAGATTTCCGCAGCTATTATGGAGCAAATGTCGGCATGGCAGGACGCGGAACGGCATTGGCAAGAAAAGACAATTACTGTGAAATTGACCCCGATAAAGTCGACAAATTCGGAATTCCTGTGCTACGTTTCAACTACAAATGGGCTAATGAAGAAATCGCACAAGCCAAACACATGCAAGAGACATTTCAGTCTATTATGCACGAAATGGGCGCTGTCATTACTTCTAAAATACCCGGAGCAGATACATTGTACGGCCTAGAAGCTCCTGGAAAAATTATTCATGAAGGCGGAACCACAAGAATGGGAAATGACCCGAAAACCTCCGTATTGAACAAATGGGGACAAGCCCACGATTGTAAAAATCTCTATGTCGTCGATGCGGGACCATTTGTACAACAAGGTGACAAAAACCTGACCTGGACAATACTCGCTTTATCGATGCGAACAGCAGAATATATACTTCAAGAAAAGAAAAAATTAAACGGTTAA
- a CDS encoding ABC-F family ATP-binding cassette domain-containing protein → MLSLQQLSYRHPNKDLLFENINLHINAQEKIALIGHNGVGKSTVLQLIAKELSPTSGSIHNSASTYYVPQVVGQFEHKTVAEALRIDKKLNALYAILAGDASEENFNRLQDDWALEERCQEAFKQWDLPNIDLAQQMSSLSGGQKTKVLLAGIQIHRSELILLDEPSNHLDMDSRTRLYDWIQSSKNTIVVVSHDRTLLNLLDDMAEMAPNGIKRYGGNYTFYEAQKEIERHALQHDIHHKEKAIKIAKEKERETIERQNRLNNRGQKKQEKAGVARIMMNTLRNNAEKSTAKIKTVHQDKIGDIRSDLQELRGSQSALDEIKIDLGNSTFPIGKSMIKAENINFSYGVAQLWKDNMNVQLFSGDRIVLQGPNGSGKTTLVKLLLNQLTPEQGKIERQSFHAIYLDQTYSILSSHLSIYEQAQQFNTAALPEHEIKIRLHRFLFGRNDWDKMCLLLSGGEKMRLILCCLTIQRQSPDLIILDEPTNNLDLQNILILTRAIQLYKGTLLVISHDEVFLQEIHINKVIKLKHF, encoded by the coding sequence ATGCTTTCATTACAACAACTTTCCTATAGACATCCAAATAAAGATTTATTGTTTGAGAACATAAATCTGCACATAAACGCGCAAGAGAAAATCGCACTGATCGGTCACAACGGCGTTGGAAAATCAACGGTATTGCAACTGATTGCCAAAGAATTATCGCCGACCAGCGGGAGCATACATAATAGCGCTAGCACCTATTATGTCCCTCAGGTTGTTGGACAATTCGAGCATAAGACGGTGGCTGAAGCACTTAGAATTGACAAAAAATTGAATGCTCTTTATGCCATATTGGCCGGTGATGCGTCTGAGGAAAATTTCAATAGACTTCAAGATGACTGGGCTTTGGAAGAACGTTGCCAAGAGGCTTTCAAACAATGGGATCTGCCCAACATAGATTTGGCTCAGCAAATGTCTTCCCTCAGTGGTGGACAAAAAACGAAAGTTTTATTGGCCGGAATCCAGATTCATCGATCCGAGCTTATTCTTCTTGATGAACCGAGCAACCATTTGGATATGGACAGCAGAACACGACTATACGATTGGATTCAATCAAGCAAAAACACTATAGTCGTTGTCAGCCACGATAGAACCCTGCTTAATTTACTGGATGACATGGCTGAAATGGCCCCAAATGGTATCAAGCGATATGGGGGTAATTATACCTTTTACGAGGCTCAAAAGGAGATCGAACGCCATGCGTTGCAACACGATATCCACCACAAGGAAAAAGCGATCAAAATCGCAAAAGAGAAAGAAAGAGAAACAATCGAGCGCCAAAACAGACTAAACAACCGTGGTCAAAAAAAGCAGGAGAAGGCAGGTGTAGCACGTATAATGATGAATACCTTACGTAATAATGCTGAAAAGAGTACTGCCAAAATAAAAACTGTACACCAGGACAAAATTGGAGATATCAGATCGGATCTTCAGGAACTTCGTGGTTCGCAATCCGCATTGGATGAGATTAAAATAGATTTGGGAAACAGTACTTTTCCTATAGGAAAAAGCATGATCAAGGCCGAAAACATCAATTTCAGCTATGGCGTAGCGCAGCTTTGGAAAGATAACATGAACGTTCAACTATTCAGTGGGGACCGTATCGTACTCCAAGGCCCGAACGGATCTGGCAAAACAACATTGGTCAAACTCCTTCTCAACCAACTAACCCCTGAGCAAGGAAAAATTGAGCGCCAATCATTTCATGCCATCTATTTAGATCAGACGTATTCCATCTTATCTTCACATTTAAGTATTTATGAGCAAGCGCAGCAATTCAATACCGCCGCACTACCTGAACATGAAATCAAAATTAGACTCCATCGCTTCCTATTCGGAAGAAACGATTGGGACAAAATGTGCCTGCTATTGAGTGGCGGTGAAAAAATGCGTCTGATATTATGCTGTCTCACCATTCAGCGACAGTCCCCCGATTTGATTATCCTTGATGAGCCAACAAACAATCTGGATCTTCAAAATATCCTCATTCTGACCAGAGCAATTCAACTTTATAAAGGTACCCTGCTCGTCATTTCACATGATGAAGTGTTTCTACAAGAAATCCATATTAACAAAGTCATCAAATTAAAACACTTCTGA